A single Marinitoga aeolica DNA region contains:
- a CDS encoding radical SAM/SPASM domain-containing protein: protein MEYKFSKYLIHKRKKNIEIYYNLLIRNYVEINSDVIKNIEKNHSNIDFLIDEGILVKKDFNEKFLYKYIMNKIKYTNNTLSITDVVTLNCNLQCSYCMQQNTYKRGYQKPQNLEKRIELWNLLYELFKSKNIVVTFFGGEPSLYPQYIKSMVEKSEYLNLPIKNFNLISNGVSYSKDMFEVLNKIKFVQITLDGPEEIHNSRRKSEKYNNTWNYIINTIKNILRETSTIIVLHSVIDNANFSKTHMEMIKKLIEIFGIETLKERFIFNIGLLSHPDGFSFYTLKNIPPLKVYGKIYIETLKNILTNGLNVVDFLNVWPCTYNKESDIIIAPNGDLYNCISGIGIEEFKICSYNEFINNPERFLQKYSQMLENHIADKICEDCKYLPICNGGCRYNVYVNKTKKDCWKAFHDTVYEEILELYYKYKNQVIL, encoded by the coding sequence ATGGAATATAAATTTTCAAAATATTTAATTCATAAGCGTAAGAAAAATATTGAAATTTACTATAATTTGTTGATCAGAAATTATGTAGAAATTAATTCAGATGTAATTAAAAATATTGAAAAAAATCATTCTAATATAGATTTTTTAATTGATGAAGGAATACTGGTAAAAAAAGATTTCAATGAAAAATTTTTATATAAATATATTATGAATAAAATAAAATATACTAATAATACTTTATCAATTACCGATGTTGTTACGTTAAATTGTAATCTACAATGTAGTTATTGCATGCAGCAAAATACATATAAGAGAGGATATCAAAAACCACAAAACTTAGAAAAAAGAATTGAGTTATGGAATTTACTTTATGAATTATTTAAGAGTAAAAATATAGTAGTAACTTTTTTTGGTGGAGAACCTTCCCTATATCCACAATATATTAAATCTATGGTTGAAAAATCAGAATATTTAAATTTACCTATAAAAAATTTTAACTTAATATCAAACGGAGTTTCTTATTCAAAAGATATGTTTGAAGTATTGAATAAAATTAAATTTGTTCAAATAACTTTAGATGGTCCTGAAGAAATTCATAATTCAAGAAGAAAGTCGGAAAAATATAACAACACATGGAATTATATTATTAATACTATAAAAAATATATTAAGAGAAACATCAACAATTATTGTTTTGCATAGTGTGATAGACAATGCTAATTTTTCTAAAACACATATGGAAATGATAAAAAAATTAATAGAAATATTTGGTATTGAAACTTTAAAAGAAAGATTTATTTTTAATATAGGATTATTAAGTCATCCAGATGGATTTTCATTTTATACATTAAAAAATATTCCTCCTTTAAAAGTATATGGTAAAATATATATTGAAACACTAAAAAATATTTTAACAAATGGATTAAATGTAGTAGACTTCTTAAATGTTTGGCCATGTACATATAATAAAGAAAGTGATATTATAATAGCTCCTAATGGTGATCTATATAATTGTATATCTGGTATAGGTATAGAAGAATTTAAAATTTGCTCATATAATGAATTTATTAATAATCCAGAAAGATTTTTACAAAAATATTCACAAATGTTAGAAAACCATATCGCAGATAAAATATGTGAAGATTGTAAATATTTACCAATTTGCAACGGTGGATGCAGATATAATGTTTATGTAAACAAAACAAAAAAAGATTGTTGGAAAGCCTTTCATGATACAGTATATGAAGAAATTTTAGAACTATATTATAAATATAAAAATCAGGTGATATTATGA
- a CDS encoding IS1634 family transposase produces the protein MFLRTVKNNKGVEYLRIVESYRKNGKIKQRTIANLGRVDAFSEEEAENIVNKLIQIFGLKNYINTNEIKDAPDKKNYGIRLIVNKIFERYEMKRYFERLERNIKYDVEEILKIMVMNRILEPKSKLGIFNNLEYLGYSSVEVSEGKELEKDEVMLHWLYRTLDVLAENKEGIEKHMYNQRINLFNTTVDLVFYDVTTLAFETQQTNELLQMGYSKDKKFNESQIVLGMSIDQDKMPVSFDIYPGNTFEGHTFKDAVETMKKEYQLGKVIVVSDRGMMSKKNIEVVENSNYEFIVGKSIKQLKKVNIFDGEFIEIAKGIKYREVQYDNNRLLIIYSEEKAKKDRADRLRLIEKAKKMLENNNIDSMNKRGAKKYLKEENKQNYILDNEKIQNDEKYDGYYGIMTNTKLNPKQILEQYHTLWKVEETFRTLKNYLETRPIFHWTPKRIKGHIVMSFISYIMQRTLELELEKNNIEYSHEKIRNAIKNMEYSEVRLKDKLFALRANLNDFQKSILKILEIEKPKKMMDLDEFKEKYF, from the coding sequence ATGTTTTTGAGAACTGTTAAAAATAATAAAGGGGTTGAATATTTAAGAATTGTTGAAAGTTATCGTAAAAACGGAAAGATTAAACAAAGAACTATTGCTAATTTAGGTAGAGTTGATGCATTTAGTGAAGAGGAAGCAGAGAATATTGTAAATAAATTAATTCAAATATTTGGTTTAAAAAATTATATTAATACTAATGAAATTAAAGATGCTCCAGATAAAAAGAATTACGGAATACGATTAATAGTAAATAAGATATTTGAAAGATATGAGATGAAAAGATATTTTGAAAGGTTAGAAAGAAATATAAAATATGATGTAGAAGAAATATTAAAAATAATGGTGATGAACAGGATACTAGAACCGAAGAGTAAATTAGGAATATTTAATAATTTAGAATATTTAGGATATAGTTCTGTAGAAGTTAGTGAAGGAAAAGAATTGGAAAAAGATGAAGTTATGTTGCATTGGTTGTATAGAACATTAGATGTATTAGCAGAAAATAAAGAAGGTATAGAAAAACATATGTATAATCAAAGAATAAATTTGTTTAATACAACAGTAGATTTAGTATTTTACGATGTAACAACATTAGCATTTGAAACACAACAAACAAATGAGTTATTACAAATGGGATATTCAAAAGATAAGAAATTTAATGAATCACAAATAGTATTAGGTATGTCAATAGATCAAGATAAAATGCCTGTGAGTTTTGATATATATCCAGGTAATACATTTGAAGGACATACATTTAAAGATGCAGTTGAAACAATGAAAAAAGAATATCAATTAGGGAAAGTAATAGTAGTATCAGATAGAGGAATGATGAGTAAAAAAAATATAGAAGTAGTAGAAAATTCTAATTATGAATTTATAGTTGGTAAATCAATTAAACAATTAAAAAAAGTAAATATATTTGATGGAGAATTCATAGAAATAGCAAAAGGAATAAAATATAGAGAAGTTCAATACGATAATAATAGATTACTCATAATATACTCAGAAGAAAAAGCTAAAAAAGATAGAGCAGATAGACTTAGATTAATTGAAAAAGCAAAGAAAATGCTTGAAAATAATAATATAGATTCGATGAATAAAAGAGGAGCTAAAAAATATTTAAAAGAAGAAAATAAACAGAATTATATATTAGATAATGAAAAAATACAAAATGATGAAAAATATGATGGATATTATGGAATAATGACAAATACAAAATTAAATCCAAAACAAATATTAGAACAATATCATACATTATGGAAAGTAGAAGAAACATTTAGAACATTAAAAAATTATCTAGAAACAAGACCTATATTTCATTGGACTCCTAAAAGAATAAAAGGTCATATAGTAATGAGTTTCATATCCTATATAATGCAAAGAACGTTAGAATTAGAACTAGAAAAAAATAACATTGAATACTCACATGAAAAAATTAGAAACGCTATTAAAAATATGGAATACTCAGAAGTGAGATTAAAAGATAAATTATTTGCATTAAGAGCCAATTTAAATGACTTTCAAAAATCAATATTAAAAATACTAGAAATAGAAAAACCTAAAAAAATGATGGATTTAGATGAGTTTAAAGAAAAATACTTCTAA
- a CDS encoding acyl carrier protein, whose protein sequence is MGKKELFEKVKEIMAESLSIEEEKITENASLTDDLELDSLELVDLTMDFENELGISIDDSELEKIKTVRDIVEILASK, encoded by the coding sequence ATGGGTAAAAAAGAGTTATTTGAAAAAGTAAAAGAAATTATGGCTGAAAGTTTAAGTATTGAAGAAGAGAAAATTACAGAAAATGCAAGTTTAACAGACGATTTAGAATTAGACTCATTAGAATTAGTTGATTTAACAATGGATTTTGAAAATGAATTAGGAATTTCTATTGATGATTCAGAATTAGAAAAAATAAAAACAGTTAGAGATATTGTAGAAATATTAGCAAGTAAATAA
- a CDS encoding ABC transporter ATP-binding protein, with amino-acid sequence MRNLLSVKNLKKVYKYKNKTIEAVRGISFEVNQGEIIAFLGPNGAGKTTTIKSICGLVLPTSGEINVCGYSPKKEPHKVAKKLGVILEGNRNILWKLDVVENIEYFAMRRGIGKKEAKKIAYELTEKLNLKDKIGIPTERLSRGMQQKVALGASLAHKPQLLLLDEPTLGLDYEASQFIVEYIKKLKYENKGILITTHQLDIAEKVADRILIIDKGKIIIDKNLDILKKEFQKKKLMISFEHNDLDLVKNKLSMYKNKYVLNADKKEIEIYFNDSIEIYEIIEILKPLKISKIHTHTPNLEEIFISIRGR; translated from the coding sequence GTGAGGAATTTACTTAGTGTTAAGAATTTAAAGAAAGTTTATAAATATAAGAATAAAACAATTGAAGCAGTAAGAGGGATTTCTTTTGAAGTAAATCAAGGTGAAATAATAGCTTTTCTAGGTCCTAATGGAGCAGGTAAAACAACAACAATTAAATCTATATGTGGCCTTGTTCTTCCAACATCAGGCGAAATAAATGTATGTGGTTATTCCCCAAAAAAGGAACCACATAAAGTGGCAAAAAAATTAGGTGTTATTTTGGAAGGAAATAGAAATATATTATGGAAATTAGATGTAGTAGAAAATATTGAATATTTTGCAATGAGACGTGGAATAGGGAAAAAAGAAGCAAAAAAAATTGCATATGAATTAACAGAAAAATTGAATTTAAAAGACAAAATAGGTATTCCAACCGAAAGACTTAGTAGAGGGATGCAACAAAAAGTAGCTTTAGGAGCATCCCTTGCACACAAACCTCAACTTTTGCTTCTAGACGAGCCTACATTAGGCCTTGACTATGAAGCTTCTCAATTTATAGTTGAATACATAAAAAAATTAAAATATGAAAATAAGGGAATTTTGATAACAACGCATCAATTAGATATTGCAGAAAAAGTTGCTGATAGAATTTTAATTATTGATAAAGGAAAAATAATTATTGATAAAAATTTGGATATATTAAAAAAGGAATTTCAAAAGAAAAAATTAATGATATCTTTTGAACATAATGATTTAGATTTAGTAAAAAACAAACTTAGTATGTATAAGAATAAATATGTTTTAAATGCAGATAAAAAAGAAATAGAAATATATTTTAATGATTCAATAGAAATATACGAAATAATAGAAATTTTAAAACCATTAAAAATCAGTAAAATACATACTCATACGCCAAATCTTGAAGAAATATTTATATCAATTAGGGGGCGATAG
- a CDS encoding transposase → MKNRNKYSPDFKLQVVKEYLNSDKSLSDIASKNGIPSPHTLHKWVKKYEDSGYDDNIFNSKKGRPKSIISDISKVPPFIYESAGIVKPDNNSNDTNSLKKKIEYYERLLIEKELLIKMQEDEINFLKKKHNWKK, encoded by the coding sequence ATGAAAAATAGAAATAAGTATTCTCCTGATTTCAAACTTCAAGTTGTTAAAGAATATCTTAATTCTGATAAGTCTTTATCCGATATTGCTAGTAAGAATGGTATTCCTTCCCCTCATACTTTACATAAATGGGTTAAAAAATATGAAGATTCTGGTTATGATGACAATATCTTCAATTCTAAGAAAGGAAGGCCTAAGTCCATTATTTCTGATATTTCTAAGGTTCCTCCTTTTATTTATGAGTCTGCTGGTATTGTTAAACCTGATAATAATTCCAATGATACTAATTCTTTAAAGAAAAAAATTGAATATTATGAACGTCTTCTTATTGAAAAAGAGTTGCTTATTAAAATGCAAGAAGATGAGATTAACTTTTTGAAAAAAAAACACAACTGGAAAAAGTGA
- a CDS encoding IS3 family transposase, whose amino-acid sequence MIVFKYRDFGVSTSFLLNRYNISSSSFYYNTRLFFVVKRTRKSYFKGHSYTADGKKVSDDYIKQLLVDLLSIDDPLNPEFFYKTLGSKKLAAIFRHKYNIIINHKKIHRLRKELNLIRNYRHHPKHPKRRPKNHDITRPNQYWESDIKFIPTKYDGYIAILTIIDSFDRAVVGVYIGNSIKAKDFISTLRKAINFRGATPDNLIIRTDNGPQFKAKITAAFMDELNIIHEFGYKNNPNSQAYIESFHSSVQREFVESIEFEHIDDVYNYYISYIYFYNNLRPHGSLNYFTPDFVFNLFSNQDIDSNLDEIKSIKFNDFIVCVKK is encoded by the coding sequence TTGATTGTTTTTAAATATAGAGATTTTGGTGTTTCTACTTCTTTTTTACTCAATCGTTATAACATTAGTTCCAGTTCTTTTTATTATAATACCAGGTTGTTTTTTGTTGTTAAAAGAACCAGAAAGTCTTATTTTAAAGGTCATTCCTATACTGCTGACGGTAAAAAAGTTTCTGATGATTATATTAAACAATTGCTTGTTGATTTGTTATCTATTGATGACCCTTTGAATCCTGAGTTCTTTTACAAAACTCTTGGTTCTAAGAAGTTAGCTGCTATTTTTAGACACAAGTATAATATTATTATTAATCACAAAAAGATTCATAGATTAAGAAAAGAATTAAATCTTATTAGAAATTATCGTCATCATCCAAAACATCCTAAAAGAAGACCTAAAAATCACGATATTACCAGACCTAATCAATACTGGGAATCAGATATTAAATTTATCCCCACTAAATATGATGGTTATATCGCAATACTTACTATAATCGATAGTTTTGATAGGGCTGTTGTTGGTGTTTATATTGGTAATTCTATTAAAGCTAAAGATTTTATTTCAACTTTAAGAAAAGCTATTAATTTTAGAGGTGCTACTCCTGATAATCTCATTATTAGGACAGATAATGGACCACAATTTAAAGCTAAAATTACTGCTGCTTTTATGGATGAATTAAATATTATTCATGAATTTGGTTACAAAAATAATCCTAATTCTCAAGCTTATATTGAATCTTTTCATTCTAGTGTTCAACGTGAATTTGTTGAATCTATTGAATTTGAACATATTGATGATGTTTATAATTACTATATTTCATACATTTATTTTTACAATAATTTAAGGCCTCACGGTTCTTTAAATTATTTTACTCCTGATTTTGTTTTTAATCTTTTTTCTAATCAAGATATTGATTCTAACTTAGACGAAATTAAATCTATTAAATTTAATGATTTTATTGTTTGTGTGAAAAAATGA
- a CDS encoding 6TM ABC transporter family protein yields the protein MKKYLKIIKNRRLEFIILLIFTSALSFFEGLIQPLMVKWLFDEAILKMNFKKFVLLSIIYLGLGITFVILFYIHSLWKKKFENKIVLNLESELLEKTLNHDLKEYKEKGFGYFVNSIHKDVQEGIVPYIEMILTIVSMIIS from the coding sequence ATGAAAAAATATTTGAAGATAATAAAAAATAGAAGATTGGAGTTTATTATCCTTTTAATTTTTACATCAGCATTAAGTTTTTTTGAGGGATTAATACAACCATTAATGGTTAAATGGTTGTTTGATGAAGCAATATTGAAAATGAATTTCAAAAAATTTGTATTACTCAGTATTATTTATCTTGGTTTGGGAATAACCTTTGTAATATTGTTTTATATACACAGTCTCTGGAAGAAAAAGTTTGAAAATAAAATAGTGCTTAATCTGGAATCTGAATTATTAGAAAAAACTTTAAACCATGATTTAAAAGAATATAAAGAAAAGGGTTTTGGATATTTTGTAAATTCAATACATAAAGATGTTCAAGAAGGAATAGTTCCGTATATTGAAATGATTTTAACTATAGTATCAATGATAATATCCTGA
- a CDS encoding IS1634 family transposase: MFLRVVKNNKGVEYLRIVESYRENGKIKQRTIANVGRIDSFSESEAKNIVNKLIQIFDLKNYIDTEDIKKAPDKRNYGAKVIVNKIFERYEMKRYFERLDKDIKYNAEEMLKIMVMNRIVEPRSKLGIFNNLEYFGYNKVEAEKGKDLEEKDVMLHWLYRTLDILADNKESIEKHMYNQRISLFNTTVDLVFYDVTTLAFETQQTNEILQMGYSKDKKFNESQIVLGMSIDQDRMPVSFDIYAGNTFEGHTFKDSIEKMKKEYQLGKVIVVADRGMMSKKNIEVVENSNYEFIVGKSIKQIKKVNIFEGEFIEIAKGIEYREVEYENKRLLIIHSEERAKKDRADRLRLIEKAKKMLEEGNIDSKSKRGAKKYLKEQNKQNYTLDINKIQNDEKYDGYYGIMTNTKLNPKQILEQYHTLWKVEETFRTLKNYLETRPVFHWTPKRIKGHIVMSFISYIMQRTLELELEKNNIEYSHEKIREAIKKMEYSEIRLKDKLFALRANLSDFQKAILKTLKIEKPKKMMELDEFKKQSPKTRIKS; this comes from the coding sequence GTGTTTTTAAGAGTTGTTAAAAATAACAAAGGTGTTGAATATTTAAGGATCGTTGAAAGTTATAGGGAAAATGGAAAGATAAAGCAAAGAACTATTGCGAATGTGGGAAGAATTGATTCTTTTAGTGAAAGTGAAGCAAAAAATATAGTAAATAAACTCATACAAATATTTGATTTAAAAAATTATATTGATACGGAAGATATAAAAAAAGCACCAGATAAAAGAAATTACGGAGCAAAAGTAATAGTAAATAAAATATTTGAAAGATATGAGATGAAAAGATATTTTGAAAGACTGGATAAAGATATAAAATACAATGCAGAAGAGATGCTAAAAATAATGGTGATGAATAGAATAGTAGAACCGAGAAGTAAGTTAGGAATATTTAATAATTTAGAGTATTTTGGATATAACAAAGTAGAAGCTGAAAAAGGAAAAGACCTGGAAGAAAAAGATGTAATGTTGCACTGGTTGTACAGAACATTGGATATATTAGCAGATAATAAAGAATCGATAGAAAAACATATGTATAATCAAAGGATAAGTTTATTTAATACAACGGTAGATTTAGTATTTTACGATGTAACGACATTGGCGTTTGAAACACAACAAACAAATGAAATATTACAAATGGGATATTCAAAAGATAAGAAATTCAATGAGTCACAAATAGTATTAGGGATGTCAATAGATCAAGATAGAATGCCAGTTAGTTTTGATATATATGCAGGAAATACATTTGAAGGGCATACATTTAAAGATTCAATAGAAAAAATGAAAAAAGAATATCAATTAGGAAAAGTAATAGTAGTAGCAGATAGAGGGATGATGAGTAAAAAAAATATAGAAGTAGTAGAAAATTCTAATTATGAATTCATAGTAGGAAAATCAATAAAACAAATAAAAAAAGTAAATATATTTGAAGGAGAATTCATAGAAATAGCAAAAGGAATAGAATACAGAGAAGTAGAATATGAAAATAAAAGATTACTCATAATACATTCAGAAGAAAGAGCCAAAAAAGACAGAGCAGATAGACTACGATTAATAGAAAAAGCGAAAAAAATGTTAGAAGAAGGAAATATAGATTCCAAAAGTAAAAGAGGAGCTAAAAAATATTTAAAAGAACAAAATAAACAAAATTATACATTAGATATTAATAAAATACAAAATGATGAAAAATACGATGGATATTATGGAATAATGACAAATACAAAATTAAATCCAAAACAAATATTAGAACAATATCATACATTATGGAAAGTAGAAGAAACATTTAGAACATTAAAAAATTACCTTGAAACAAGACCGGTATTTCATTGGACACCAAAAAGAATAAAAGGACATATTGTAATGAGTTTCATATCATATATAATGCAACGAACATTAGAATTAGAACTGGAAAAAAATAACATTGAATACTCTCATGAAAAAATAAGAGAAGCTATTAAAAAAATGGAATACTCTGAAATAAGATTAAAAGATAAACTATTTGCGTTAAGAGCCAATTTAAGCGATTTTCAAAAAGCCATATTAAAAACATTAAAAATAGAAAAACCGAAAAAAATGATGGAATTAGATGAATTCAAAAAACAATCTCCTAAAACACGCATAAAAAGCTAA
- a CDS encoding ABC transporter ATP-binding protein produces MFLYLEDIWFKYDKEYILKGIDFQIKKGETVAIVGESGSGKSTILRIIAGFEKPQKGIVRLEDKILTSNKHFVLPEKRNIGFVFQDYALFPHMTVKQNIEFAKKGKTQEMLKLVNLEGYENRYPYELSGGQQQRLALARTLATNPRLLLLDEPFSNLDEMLKDKIRNDLKEILRRANITTILVTHDRNDALALADRIIIIENGKIKFTGLPEEIYT; encoded by the coding sequence ATGTTTTTATATTTAGAAGATATTTGGTTTAAATATGACAAAGAATATATATTAAAGGGAATAGATTTCCAAATCAAAAAAGGAGAAACTGTAGCTATAGTAGGTGAAAGCGGAAGCGGCAAAAGTACTATTTTAAGAATAATTGCAGGATTCGAAAAGCCACAAAAAGGAATTGTTAGATTAGAAGATAAAATATTAACATCTAATAAACATTTTGTATTACCAGAAAAAAGAAACATAGGTTTTGTTTTTCAAGATTATGCTTTATTCCCTCATATGACAGTTAAACAAAATATAGAATTTGCAAAAAAAGGTAAAACACAAGAAATGTTAAAATTAGTTAATTTGGAAGGATATGAAAATAGATATCCATATGAATTAAGTGGTGGGCAACAGCAAAGATTAGCTCTTGCTAGAACTCTTGCTACTAATCCGAGACTACTATTGTTGGACGAACCATTTAGTAATTTGGATGAAATGCTAAAAGATAAAATAAGAAATGATTTAAAAGAAATATTAAGAAGAGCTAATATAACTACTATTTTAGTTACACATGATAGAAACGATGCTCTTGCTTTGGCAGATAGAATTATCATTATAGAAAATGGAAAAATAAAATTCACTGGCCTTCCCGAAGAAATATATACATAA
- a CDS encoding ABC transporter permease — MKKTTYIIVLLISLPIFIIIYNLITPSNENWNHIYNYLLRDYVINSIKLVLGTGILSAIVGISSAWFISYYEFPLRKHFEWLLILPLTIPPFIGAYVYAGMLSYTGTIQTLLMKYTSFNGKSYLLNIMSVPGAIFVFSMFLFPYIYLTVKSFFSKQITGIIEASYSLGKNSLTTFFYVILPLARPAIVGGTSLVLMEVLNDYGVVKYFGIPTFSTGIFKAWFSLGDINTAIRLSAILLLFVFAILSFEKILRQNKSYAIKNKKPIKRRTLKGFKLYIVLTYMIFLFLLSFLLPILQLIQWAIFSFKNTNIRFINLTFNSLFISLISAVLIIIISLVVSNTLRFKDKKSIILPKLATMGYSIPGAVIAVGVMVIFIGLDKNLSSIYNILGLNSKLILTSSILMLIYAYIVRFLNIAYSPVDSNLEKLGKSFHEASRSLGKSFLITFLKIDIPMIKPAIISAFIFSFIEIIKELPLTLILRPFNFDTLATKVFEYANDEMIHEASVASLTIIIIIFIFIMILRKITTGDGK; from the coding sequence ATGAAAAAAACTACCTATATAATAGTACTTTTAATATCTTTACCAATATTTATAATCATATATAACTTAATAACCCCCTCAAATGAAAATTGGAATCATATCTATAATTACTTATTACGTGATTATGTTATTAATTCTATAAAACTTGTGTTGGGGACAGGAATCTTATCTGCTATAGTAGGAATTTCAAGTGCATGGTTTATCAGTTATTATGAATTCCCATTAAGAAAACATTTTGAATGGTTATTAATTTTACCCTTAACAATACCTCCATTTATAGGCGCATACGTTTATGCAGGTATGCTTAGTTATACTGGAACAATACAAACCTTATTAATGAAATACACATCATTTAATGGAAAGTCTTATTTATTAAATATAATGTCTGTTCCTGGAGCAATATTTGTATTTTCAATGTTTTTATTCCCTTATATTTATTTAACTGTAAAATCATTTTTTTCAAAACAAATCACAGGTATTATTGAAGCCTCATATTCACTGGGAAAAAACTCTCTAACAACATTTTTTTATGTAATTCTTCCCTTGGCTAGACCCGCAATCGTTGGCGGGACTAGCCTTGTATTAATGGAAGTTTTAAATGATTATGGAGTTGTGAAGTATTTTGGGATACCAACATTTAGTACAGGAATTTTTAAAGCATGGTTTTCATTAGGAGATATTAATACGGCTATACGGCTATCTGCTATATTACTTTTATTTGTTTTTGCTATTTTATCTTTTGAAAAAATATTAAGACAAAATAAATCATATGCCATTAAAAACAAGAAACCTATAAAAAGAAGAACATTAAAGGGTTTTAAATTATATATTGTATTAACCTATATGATTTTTTTATTCCTATTATCATTCTTATTACCTATATTACAATTAATACAATGGGCAATTTTCTCATTTAAAAACACCAATATAAGATTTATTAATTTAACTTTCAATTCTCTATTTATTTCTTTAATTTCAGCAGTTTTAATAATTATTATATCTTTAGTCGTTTCAAATACACTTAGATTTAAAGATAAAAAATCCATTATATTGCCTAAATTAGCTACAATGGGATATTCGATCCCCGGAGCTGTAATTGCAGTTGGAGTCATGGTTATTTTTATTGGATTAGATAAAAATCTATCCTCTATTTATAATATTTTAGGTTTAAATTCAAAATTAATATTAACTTCTTCAATTTTAATGCTTATATATGCATATATTGTTAGATTTTTAAATATTGCATACAGCCCCGTTGATAGTAATCTCGAAAAACTAGGAAAATCCTTTCATGAAGCATCAAGGAGTCTTGGCAAATCATTTCTTATAACATTTCTAAAAATAGATATCCCAATGATAAAACCCGCTATAATTAGTGCTTTTATTTTTTCTTTTATCGAAATAATAAAAGAATTACCTTTAACCCTGATACTTAGACCATTTAATTTCGATACATTAGCTACAAAAGTATTTGAATATGCAAATGATGAAATGATTCATGAAGCTTCAGTTGCCTCATTAACAATAATAATTATCATATTTATATTTATTATGATTTTACGAAAGATAACAACAGGAGATGGTAAATAA